The Miscanthus floridulus cultivar M001 chromosome 6, ASM1932011v1, whole genome shotgun sequence genomic interval ATTGTTCAGGTCACTAATAAGCCCACGTACTAGATGACCTGTCAAGCTTACTCCCTCAAACAAGTCGTTGTTTTGACCACAGCCCAAAATGGGATCAAGCGAGCCAGCATGCTTTACCAGCAATTTGATGTATTTCATGACATACCTGGTTATCAGTAAGATGCTTCCGTCCTGCTCTACTTTCTGCGAGCTATAGTTCTGGATCAACACTTTAAAATCTCGAAGTATTCCCCTTGCTGAATCATTCAGTACTGTGACGACTCTGTCTACCTTACTCACAAAATCTGCAGGAAGCACTCTCCTGAGAGAGGGATCTGAATCAACAATTGCTTTGCGCATGTATAGTATACAAAATAGCTTCTCTGGTGTCTTCCTCGCCCCAGGAACATCTAATACAACATCAAGCAATCGGTTTATAAGTTTTTTTGCCACTATTGAGAGCCTGCCAGGTGTGAGCCCATTGCATTCACTGCTGTTGTGGCTATGTTGTTGCTGCGTGGTGTTGAGAACCCGAACAATAAGCTCAAATGCTGCAGGCCAGCCATTGATGGTCTTCCAGTATTCCTCCCCAAAATTCTCAGAGTTTGCTCCAAGGGTCAAATCGATGCCGCCAATCAATTGACATCCACTAGATATCTCAGAGTTCTTTGATTGAAATGCCTGGTGCCATCCTTGTGAGCATTCAGTCAAATTCGGGCGGTGGGCTAGCTCCCTCAAAGCATCAATTGACTCATGACCAAGGATAGCAATGAGCCTGCTATCATCAAATATGGAGCCAGCATTCTCCAGAGAAGGGTCATCCAGTTGTGAAGGGTCCAAACTATCAGGTGTGCTCCTTGAATGCCAGAAGACAGAAGATGGTGTGCTACATGAATCCCACAACAAAGGAGACGGGCTGCTGCCACTGCTGCATGAGAGGGAGAAGCGGCGACTGCTTATGGAAGAAGGTGTCCCTTTTGTTTCAAAAGCAAAGACACTTCCATCCTGCTGACTGCACAATAGAAGGCACCGTGTGAGAAATATTACACTATTAAGTCATCACACTAACAGGTAGCTATTACAAGGCCTTATAGAAATGATATACTTGAAATCCACCCATTGATACCTAATAGAAATGAGTCTGCCTTTATGCATAAACAAGATGTTGCAAGTCGGGTCAGTGCCTTTCTGCAAAGCTGCTGCTAGGTTTCTCTTCGATCTGTTTACCCTGTGGTGGACATGACATGCAGATGTCTCACTAAATAACCACAGCAAATAGAAAAGGCCTCAGCAGCTAGTAAAAACACATACCAACTTTTGCTGATACCAATGATGATCAGAGTCTTGATCTTGTGGTTTGCAATGAGTTCCAAAAGCCCCGCTGCCACATGGTCGTTCTCAGTCATCAGTATCTCTGCTGGAACCTACAAGAACTATAAGCTGTTACTATTCTATCATCCACCAGAGACCAGAGCATGCAATCCAAAAGCAACGATTCTTGATTCACCACTCACCTCTGCTCGAGTACAGATTTCCTCGTAGCTCTTTAAGGCTTGAAGAGCCTGACCCCTCTGCTCTTCCCTAAAGGCTCTCACAATGTCATCTTTAAGTATGCTTGCATGTACTGCGCCACCCACTGAAAGGAATTACGATAAAATGATATCATAACAGGAAATATATAGCATGTAACTTCTCTGCTAATGCATATGGAATGAAAGAGGCACAAAACCAGCATATTCATTTCTTACTGGTTGGGATTGGTATCATCATTGCTGGCCGGTGGATATGGACAAGGACTACTTTCTTCTGCGGCGGAACGAATCGCAGAGCCTGTTGAAGTCTGTGACCATCATCCATCGACACCACCAGGTgcaccttctcttcttccccactTGCTTCTGCTGCTAAAACTGTCTGCAGCAGCTGCATCATCTTGCGCTCCATAACCGCAACCATATCTGCAGACCAGTTTGTGCTTTCAGCATCTAAATGAACGCATCTAAATGAACGCTGATGGTATGTATATATTAGAGAAGCTGTCATTTTCTCCTTGTTCAACTTCACTATTCCCGATATTATATTCGAATGATTCCACAGACGAATGATAGGGATGAAGTCTCTTTCAGGGTAGTATATAAGAAACAGAAGGGGAAGGTAACTCCAATGTAAGGTAGGAAACACAACAAAAACAAACAAGGCAGCAAAGACGTCCTCATTGTATATGATTTAAAAAGAACTTGttttcctttcaaaaaaaaagaacctgttttttattaaaaataataaCAAGGATAAActcagcctcgcctcgcccggaTGCCACACTGGCCGCCGCACACCATCGCGCTCGTGCAGCCCATCTCGCCGATGTAGATCCGAGCGCGCCTCGATAAAGAACCGGGGTGTGCGCAGCCTTGGTGCCTTCTCTGGTCACAGCCATGAACCAACCTTCGCAATCTGAC includes:
- the LOC136461280 gene encoding exocyst complex component EXO70A3-like; protein product: MGGFQVYHFYKAFQQDGSVFAFETKGTPSSISSRRFSLSCSSGSSPSPLLWDSCSTPSSVFWHSRSTPDSLDPSQLDDPSLENAGSIFDDSRLIAILGHESIDALRELAHRPNLTECSQGWHQAFQSKNSEISSGCQLIGGIDLTLGANSENFGEEYWKTINGWPAAFELIVRVLNTTQQQHSHNSSECNGLTPGRLSIVAKKLINRLLDVVLDVPGARKTPEKLFCILYMRKAIVDSDPSLRRVLPADFVSKVDRVVTVLNDSARGILRDFKVLIQNYSSQKVEQDGSILLITRYVMKYIKLLVKHAGSLDPILGCGQNNDLFEGVSLTGHLVRGLISDLNNVVEEKSRLYASQQGLRCIFLMNNAHFVIQEVEHSDIQLILGAEWLKQRRDEFDMYMRDYMSSTWEKATYHLTVAASPPHKRLRPGLLGIFHTKAKPRFDSCFKETCDSQMHWKVPCPVLRFRLREIISEHVVEAYQVYLETLNQPSIGSAGDLKSRATATGIISYLLQELISVEVLVLGPEAELAAMSVSTGTGEVASNLGIVGLRISGRGGGGTTTALWISR